In one Panulirus ornatus isolate Po-2019 chromosome 25, ASM3632096v1, whole genome shotgun sequence genomic region, the following are encoded:
- the LOC139757144 gene encoding uncharacterized protein, whose protein sequence is MSQLDQDEKLIIEVQQYPGLYDQSSYDYRDLRKKESMWQSVADSVGMHARECQARWRVLRDKFVREMRKNVNPKRAGTGALQVYQGSWPLMSQLMFLTSHVKHRPYRAGRRDTYSDAGATEDEEEAEPSDEEEADIKHNLTNSIRNPTPPRCPTPPNPKKMKTQLFESDLFKINHTDFEQQQQQQQQQQQQQQQKLPKSYQVALRNEDEENGERLFCLSLVPVLKRLDPEKRSLAKLQIQRVLHNLEFPQVRVEF, encoded by the exons ATGAGTCAGCTGGATCAAGACGAAAAATTGATCATAGAAGTGCAGCAGTACCCGGGGCTGTACGACCAGAGCAGCTACGACTACCGAGACCTGAGGAAGAAAGAGAGTATGTGGCAATCTGTGGCGGACAGTGTCGGGATGCACG CCCGGGAGTGCCAGGCAAGATGGCGGGTCTTGCGAGACAAGTTCGTCCGGGAGATGAGGAAGAATGTCAACCCAAAGAGAGCTGGGACAGGAGCTCTGCAGGTTTACCAGGGCAGTTGGCCTCTCATGTCTCAGCTCATGTTCCTCACTTCTCATGTCAAACACCGACCCTACAG AGCTGGCCGAAGGGACACCTACTCGGATGCCGGAGCGacggaggacgaggaagaggctGAACCTTCTGACGAGGAAGAGGCCGATATAAAGCACAACCTCACCAACAGCATCCGCAACCCTACCCCACCTCGATgtccaaccccacccaaccccaagaAGATGAAAACCCAGCTGTTTGAATCCGACCTCTTCAAGATTAACCATACAGACttcgaacagcaacagcagcaacagcaacaacaacaacaacaacaacagcaaaagttACCCAAAAGCTACCAGGTTGCCCTTCGAAACGAGGACGAGGAAAACGGGGAGAGGTTATTCTGCCTCAGTTTAGTTCCGGTGTTAAAGCGCCTAGACCCTGAGAAGAGAAGCTTGGCAAAGTTACAGATCCAGAGAGTACTGCATAATCTGGAGTTCCCGCAGGTAAGAGTCGAATTTTGA